The proteins below come from a single Mugil cephalus isolate CIBA_MC_2020 chromosome 7, CIBA_Mcephalus_1.1, whole genome shotgun sequence genomic window:
- the LOC125010909 gene encoding double-stranded RNA-specific editase B2-like produces MELVDCDAKGKCKRKRRRRCKGRSDTGSTLIGPIKPWDAGASSAEDADNSSTSSLEVKENQDNHLQKYHPSTFFTTFPRHGPRRALKRKQPLVDGKERALYQSHLTCKRAAWAVTQKNALVQLNELRPGLQYEIMSKTGPLHAPVFSVGVEVNGIHFEGRGPTKKQAKMRAAELALQSFIQFPNASQAHAAMRSFPSAPKDFTADKLDISDTFLKECVENFDLLHCSTARKEVFSSIYNHKRLVRLMLDFKDPRRRAGSTSLLERLSPVALLNELRPGLRYMCLTERVHGRPTRSFVMVVRLEGRVFEGCGHSKRLAKVHAATAALQSLYNVSLGPERKVMGLQGGRAKNQLPQFFSESVYQLVREKYWELTDGRSSRHKVLAGIVMTRGFDLRSAQVVSLATGTKCLDSDNVSDRGCTLGDCHAEVVSRRALVRFLYSQLELLLCKPADDGERSIFVPNRSCGSSSFRLQDDVLFHMYVSSSPCGDARLNCPYETTAAAYPSRRFRCHLRMKVNGGEGTLPVPTQRTNQKRPGARPSERPASMSCTDKMSKWSVVGLQGALLSHLVEPVYLHSLTVGTLSHTGHLTRAMTRRLAPVQHLPPPYRRRPLLLGCLSSREVRPAGKAPGVSVNWSRGDGGLEEVSTSTGRRTDCGRTDCGRTDCGTPSRLCRRSMFSMWLRLQQQLNVLGADSTTGTYSGFKMAAGRYQRAMQQFSAALQGRGLGTWLRNPPKN; encoded by the exons GACGGAGCGACACAGGTTCAACCCTCATTGGGCCCATAAAACCCTGGGATGCTGGAGCATCGTCAGCCGAGGATGCAGACAATTCAA GTACTAGCAGTTTGGAAGTGAAAGAAAATCAGGACAATCATCTTCAAAAGTACCACCCATCGACCTTTTTCACAACTTTCCCCAGACACGGACCAAGAAGAGCCCTGAAGAGGAAGCAGCCGCTGGTCGACGGTAAAGAACGAGCGCTCTACCAAAGTCACTTGACTTGCAAAAGAGCAGCCTGGGCTGTGACTCAGAAGAACGCCCTGGTGCAGCTGAATGAGTTACGACCAGGTCTCCAGTACGAGATCATGTCAAAGACTGGCCCGCTCCATGCTCCGGTGTTCTCTGTAGGCGTGGAAGTGAACGGCATCCACTTCGAGGGCCGAGGGCCGACAAAAAAACAGGCTAAGATGAGGGCCGCAGAGCTGGCTCTCCAGTCATTCATCCAGTTCCCAAACGCCTCACAGGCTCATGCCGCCATGCGGAGTTTCCCCAGCGCCCCCAAAGATTTTACCGCCGATAAACTCGACATCTCGGACACATTCCTCAAAGAATGCGTCGAAAACTTTGATCTCCTGCACTGCAGCACGGCGAGAAAGGAGGTCTTCTCCAGCATTTACAATCACAAACGACTCGTTCGACTCATGTTGGACTTCAAGGATCCCAGAAGACGAGCCGGCAGCACCTCACTTCTGGAGCGCCTGAGTCCTGTGGCGTTGCTCAATGAGCTCCGGCCGGGGCTCAGGTACATGTGTCTGACGGAGCGAGTTCATGGCAGGCCGACGAGGAGTTTTGTTATGGTGGTGAGGCTGGAGGGGAGGGTCTTTGAAGGGTGTGGTCACAGTAAAAGACTGGCCAAGGTCCATGCCGCTACGGCCGCCCTTCAGTCTCTTTACAACGTAAGTCTGGGACCAGAGAGGAAGGTGATGGGCCTCCAGGGCGGCAGGGCCAAAAATCAGCTACCTCAG TTCTTCTCAGAGTCCGTTTATCAGCTGGTGAGAGAAAAATACTGGGAGCTGACGGACGGACGTTCCTCACGTCACAAGGTCCTGGCCGGGATCGTCATGACCAGAG gATTTGACCTCCGATCAGCCCAGGTCGTGTCTCTGGCCACGGGGACCAAGTGTCTGGACTCGGACAACGTGAGCGACCGGGGCTGTACACTAGGAGACTGCCACGCCGAGGTCGTCAGCCGGAGGGCGCTGGTTCGGTTCCTGTACAgtcagctggagctgctgctctg TAAACCGGCGGACGACGGAGAACGATCCATCTTCGTGCCAAACAGATCCtgcggcagcagcagcttccgGCTGCAGGACGACGTCCTCTTCCACATGTACGTCAGCTCGTCGCCGTGTGGAGACGCTCGACTCAACTGTCCCTACGagaccacagcagcagcat ATCCCAGCCGGAGGTTTCGATGTCACCTCAGGATGAAGGTGAACGGGGGCGAGGGAACCCTCCCCGTCCCGACTCAGAGAACCAATCAGAAACGTCCTGGAGCGAGGCCGAGCGAACGTCCCGCCAGCATGTCCTGCACCgacaaaatgtcaaa GTGGAGCGTGGTGGGTCTCCAGGGGGCTCTCCTGTCTCACCTGGTGGAGCCCGTCTACCTGCACAGCCTGACGGTGGGAACGCTCAGCCACACGGGTCACCTGACCAGAGCCATGACTCGCCGGCTCGCGCCCGTCCAGCACCTGCCCCCCCCCTACCGGCGGCGGCCGCTGCTGCTCGGCT GTCTGAGCAGCAGGGAGGTCCGGCCGGCTGGGAAGGCGCCCGGCGTCAGCGTGAACTGGAGCCGTGGCGACGGAGGCCTGGAGGAGGTCAGCACGTCCACGGGGAGGAGGACGGACTGTGGGAGGACGGACTGTGGGAGGACGGACTGTGGGACGCCGTCCCGGCTCTGCAGACGCTCCATGTTCAGCATGTggctgaggctgcagcagcag TTGAACGTTTTGGGCGCGGACTCCACCACAGGGACGTACTCGGGTTTCAAGATGGCGGCCGGGCGCTACCAGAGGGCGATGCAGCAGTTCAGCGCCGCTCTGCAGGGTCGAGGTCTAGGAACGTGGCTCAGGAACCCTCCAAAGAACTGA